A region of Cardinium endosymbiont of Sogatella furcifera DNA encodes the following proteins:
- a CDS encoding ABC transporter ATP-binding protein yields the protein MPEEINALPRTLFNFILYFVKRQRVGFGFMFFTLILWPLHESLCPYFVKILINRLVALTPGMATPFQPLAFPLIGLLTSWLLMELSVRANSIISIYVWPKFRKTIRESVLSYTQDQSHSYFAEHLTGGLANKIAELPRACEHILDIIIGNFFCTMLTFCISLGIVFQVSRLFCLILLVFVAIFVALTIANIKHINTTAKIHAESISALDGQIVDSLGCMLAVRLFARTTYELRYLNRYQTDEIKKSKKASWAIQKDNFFKGLLTLIFLVITLLTLVYAWNTHWITIGDCSLITMTFLNLMGLIWHSSFHITQIAKEVGVSKAALSLLSTPHEIKDLPDATELLVPQGTICLDKVTFHYKPKTNVFSQLSVQIQAGEKVGLVGYSGSGKTTFVHLLLRLYNLDSGKILIDGQDISKVTQASLHAQIAMIPQDPLLFHRTIFDNIQYGRLDATAEEVREAAQLAHCMGFIEQFNKGFQTMVGERGVKLSGGQRQRIAIARAILKQAPILIMDEATSALDSITEKFIQNNFTSVMQQATTLVIAHRLSTLHYMDRILVFDQGEIIEDGTVPDLLAQKGHFTKLWHMQADGFLPE from the coding sequence ATGCCTGAAGAAATAAACGCTTTACCCCGAACCCTTTTTAACTTTATCCTTTATTTCGTAAAACGGCAGCGCGTTGGTTTCGGATTTATGTTTTTTACCCTCATATTATGGCCCTTACATGAGTCGTTATGCCCTTACTTTGTCAAAATATTAATCAATAGGCTTGTAGCGCTTACGCCAGGTATGGCTACACCTTTTCAACCACTAGCTTTTCCCCTCATCGGTTTGTTAACCTCTTGGCTGCTGATGGAACTTTCCGTGCGGGCTAATAGCATTATATCTATTTATGTTTGGCCTAAATTCCGCAAAACTATTCGAGAAAGTGTCCTTTCCTATACACAAGATCAATCACACAGCTATTTTGCTGAACATTTAACAGGTGGACTAGCCAATAAAATTGCAGAATTACCGCGTGCTTGCGAACATATCTTAGATATTATAATAGGTAATTTTTTCTGCACAATGCTTACTTTTTGTATTTCATTGGGGATCGTATTTCAAGTAAGTAGACTGTTCTGTCTCATTTTACTTGTTTTTGTAGCCATTTTCGTTGCGTTAACCATTGCGAACATTAAGCATATCAATACTACAGCTAAAATCCATGCAGAATCGATTTCTGCATTAGATGGCCAAATAGTGGATAGCCTAGGCTGTATGTTGGCCGTACGTTTATTTGCACGGACCACCTACGAACTACGTTACCTGAATAGATACCAAACAGATGAGATAAAAAAGTCTAAAAAAGCCTCTTGGGCGATTCAAAAAGATAACTTTTTTAAAGGATTACTGACTTTAATCTTTCTTGTGATTACCCTGTTGACATTGGTCTATGCATGGAATACCCACTGGATTACCATAGGGGATTGCTCACTGATCACCATGACTTTCTTGAATCTCATGGGGTTAATTTGGCACAGTTCTTTTCATATCACCCAGATTGCCAAAGAAGTGGGGGTGTCTAAAGCAGCTCTTTCACTGCTCAGTACGCCACACGAGATCAAAGATCTCCCCGATGCAACCGAGTTGCTTGTGCCACAAGGAACCATTTGTTTGGATAAGGTTACCTTTCATTATAAGCCGAAAACGAATGTGTTTAGCCAACTTTCGGTTCAGATTCAAGCAGGAGAAAAAGTTGGTTTAGTGGGATACTCTGGCTCAGGAAAAACGACCTTTGTCCATCTCCTATTGCGGTTATATAACCTAGATAGTGGAAAAATATTAATCGATGGCCAAGATATTTCAAAAGTCACACAAGCCTCTCTACATGCACAAATTGCAATGATTCCACAGGATCCGCTGCTTTTTCACCGCACGATTTTTGACAATATCCAATATGGTCGTTTAGATGCCACAGCGGAAGAAGTACGGGAAGCAGCACAACTTGCGCACTGTATGGGTTTTATAGAACAGTTCAACAAGGGATTCCAAACCATGGTAGGGGAACGTGGCGTCAAACTGTCTGGAGGGCAACGGCAACGTATTGCCATTGCACGTGCCATTTTAAAACAGGCACCTATACTCATTATGGATGAGGCTACCTCTGCGCTAGACTCCATTACGGAAAAGTTTATTCAAAATAACTTCACAAGCGTCATGCAGCAGGCTACTACTTTGGTCATCGCACACCGTTTATCTACCTTGCATTATATGGATCGGATTTTGGTTTTTGATCAGGGGGAAATTATTGAAGATGGGACCGTACCAGACCTATTGGCGCAAAAAGGGCACTTTACAAAACTCTGGCACATGCAAGCAGATGGATTTCTTCCAGAATAG
- a CDS encoding MlaD family protein, with protein MKINKNYMIGLLAFAALGILYYGFLFLKGHNIFSKYNDYQIIYPVNKNLYVSAPVKLKGHVVGMVTKVEIKPKQNYSTLVTIELDKQFPLTDTSKVMLNNAGMMEGNALEIELHKGNPIGKHDIIIGQFHPDFNEIDLKAMTAQVATVTQNLIKTTEGVNAILVNLEKTSATLHTAIHGLEHNITTIAKNMIAISSPLADSKKGIPAMLPILHSLFGEIRSIPFKDLSFRVTNMLKNVETLIQHTSSDAGSFGLLIHNPTLYHNLNHSAENLNTLLCDLKNRPSRYVHFSLFGCRKK; from the coding sequence ATGAAAATCAATAAGAACTATATGATAGGCCTATTAGCCTTCGCTGCCTTAGGTATTTTATATTATGGTTTTTTGTTCTTGAAAGGCCACAATATATTTTCTAAATATAATGATTACCAAATTATTTATCCTGTTAATAAGAACTTGTATGTTTCTGCTCCTGTCAAGCTAAAAGGTCATGTAGTAGGAATGGTTACAAAGGTAGAGATTAAGCCTAAGCAGAATTACAGCACACTGGTGACGATTGAGTTAGATAAACAATTTCCTTTAACCGATACCAGTAAGGTTATGTTGAATAATGCGGGTATGATGGAGGGCAATGCTTTAGAAATTGAGTTACACAAAGGCAACCCTATCGGTAAGCATGATATTATCATTGGCCAGTTCCATCCAGATTTTAATGAGATTGATCTTAAGGCCATGACGGCCCAGGTAGCAACGGTTACACAGAACCTCATTAAAACGACTGAGGGCGTGAATGCCATTTTAGTCAATCTTGAAAAAACAAGTGCTACTTTACATACTGCTATCCATGGGCTTGAACACAACATTACCACGATTGCAAAAAATATGATTGCGATTTCTTCTCCATTGGCAGACTCAAAAAAGGGTATACCTGCTATGTTGCCTATTTTGCATAGCCTGTTTGGAGAAATCCGCTCTATTCCTTTTAAAGATCTCTCTTTTAGAGTTACCAATATGTTGAAAAATGTAGAAACATTGATCCAGCATACCTCCAGTGATGCGGGAAGTTTTGGTCTATTGATCCATAATCCAACGCTCTATCATAACTTGAACCATAGTGCAGAAAATTTGAATACATTGCTTTGTGATCTCAAAAATCGGCCATCGCGCTATGTACACTTTTCTCTATTTGGGTGTAGAAAAAAATAG
- a CDS encoding CCA tRNA nucleotidyltransferase: MVQFVVHHPILRQIGEMADALQLETYVVGGFVRDLFLGRASKDIDIVCVGDGMVLAEAVATYRGVPVRLFKSFGTAMLQWDGWVIEFVGARKESYLLTSRNPSVSTGTLSDDQMRRDFTINAMAISLNKATYGQCIDPFHGQQDLIDGWLRTPCDPVQTFSDDPLRIMRAIRLAAQLNFRITPETLVAMTAVRDRLAIVAQERITEELHKMMATDRPAYGFKLLFDTNLLSIVLPELQKLSGKEQIGYHSHKDNLLHTLEVLDNLVQHSAKLWLRWAAVFHDIAKPLTKQFDPVHGFSFHGHEELGARMLPKLFKRLRFPTSKEALGYVQKLVRLHLRPIALAKEVTDTAIRRLVYEAGDDLEDLFLLCKADITSKNEVKVQQYLANLDRVQKRVVEVEARDQIRNFQPVITGAVIMETFALKPSAQVGRIKEAIKEAILEGKIKNEYQEAFDYMLMIGKCFL; encoded by the coding sequence ATGGTGCAGTTTGTAGTGCACCATCCCATCTTGCGTCAAATAGGGGAGATGGCTGATGCGCTGCAACTAGAAACCTATGTAGTAGGGGGATTTGTGCGGGACTTGTTTTTAGGACGTGCTTCTAAAGATATTGATATCGTTTGCGTAGGGGATGGTATGGTACTGGCAGAGGCGGTCGCAACCTACAGAGGTGTGCCTGTTCGTCTATTTAAAAGTTTTGGTACGGCCATGTTGCAGTGGGATGGGTGGGTCATAGAGTTTGTAGGCGCTAGAAAGGAATCTTACCTGTTGACTTCCCGCAATCCCAGTGTCTCAACTGGTACACTGTCTGATGACCAAATGCGCCGGGATTTTACCATTAATGCCATGGCCATCTCCTTAAACAAAGCAACCTATGGGCAATGCATAGATCCATTTCATGGACAGCAAGACTTGATAGATGGGTGGCTAAGAACGCCTTGTGATCCTGTGCAAACCTTTTCAGATGACCCATTGCGCATCATGCGTGCCATACGGTTGGCTGCTCAGTTGAATTTTAGGATCACACCAGAAACGTTGGTGGCTATGACCGCTGTTCGGGATCGTTTGGCTATTGTGGCGCAAGAACGCATTACGGAAGAGCTACATAAAATGATGGCCACGGATAGACCTGCTTATGGGTTTAAACTTTTATTCGATACCAATCTATTATCGATTGTACTACCTGAATTGCAAAAGCTTTCAGGGAAAGAACAAATTGGATACCATTCTCATAAGGATAACTTGCTCCATACACTGGAGGTATTGGACAATCTGGTGCAGCATTCTGCTAAACTATGGCTTCGTTGGGCGGCTGTCTTTCATGATATTGCCAAGCCATTAACTAAACAATTTGATCCTGTGCATGGTTTTTCTTTTCATGGTCATGAAGAATTAGGGGCTAGAATGTTGCCTAAACTATTTAAAAGGCTACGTTTTCCTACTAGTAAGGAAGCCTTAGGATATGTACAAAAATTGGTCAGGTTGCATCTGCGTCCTATAGCCTTGGCTAAAGAGGTCACGGATACTGCGATACGGCGCCTTGTATATGAGGCAGGAGATGATTTAGAGGATTTATTTTTATTATGTAAAGCGGATATTACCTCTAAAAATGAAGTCAAAGTCCAGCAATATTTAGCTAACCTGGACAGGGTGCAAAAAAGGGTGGTAGAGGTAGAAGCCCGTGATCAAATTAGAAATTTTCAACCAGTTATTACGGGTGCGGTTATTATGGAAACCTTTGCACTCAAGCCATCCGCTCAGGTAGGCCGCATTAAGGAGGCCATTAAAGAGGCTATATTGGAAGGTAAGATTAAGAATGAATACCAAGAGGCGTTTGATTATATGTTAATGATTGGGAAATGTTTCTTATGA
- a CDS encoding glycogen/starch synthase — MMSPQRILYVASEIAPFLETSLVSDCVRKLPEAMQSRQIDVRIVVPKFGTINDRMNRLHEVLRLSGSIVSINDVDHSISVKVSTIPSTRLQVYFVDNDDLFGRRRSVFEDHHNNFFEDNDLRMIFFCTGVMETLKKLEWEADIVHCHDWITGLIPIFWKKLYQDHALFRKAKLVFTVYNNTFSHHFPCLAEKIEKVGIAQEDAVWLTPGGFRNIIQLAMHYSDLVLRGEALDAVEFEDLFKDKELPWVQNDDQYNEEYFEMYKRLLSHA, encoded by the coding sequence ATGATGTCTCCACAAAGGATACTATATGTTGCCAGTGAAATAGCTCCTTTTTTGGAGACTTCTCTTGTATCAGATTGTGTACGTAAGTTACCTGAAGCCATGCAAAGCAGACAGATTGATGTACGGATTGTGGTACCTAAGTTTGGTACGATTAATGATCGTATGAATAGGCTCCATGAAGTGCTGCGTTTGTCAGGTTCTATTGTTTCGATCAATGATGTAGACCATTCTATTTCTGTAAAGGTCAGCACTATACCCAGTACACGGTTGCAGGTTTATTTTGTAGATAACGATGATCTATTTGGGCGTAGGCGATCAGTTTTTGAGGACCACCACAATAACTTTTTTGAGGATAATGACTTGCGTATGATTTTTTTCTGCACAGGTGTTATGGAAACGCTTAAAAAATTAGAATGGGAAGCCGACATTGTGCATTGTCATGATTGGATAACAGGTCTGATCCCTATTTTTTGGAAGAAGTTATATCAAGACCATGCGCTTTTTAGAAAAGCTAAGCTTGTTTTTACCGTTTATAACAATACTTTTTCGCATCATTTTCCTTGTTTAGCAGAAAAAATAGAAAAGGTAGGTATTGCCCAGGAGGATGCAGTATGGTTAACTCCGGGTGGTTTCCGTAACATTATTCAACTGGCTATGCACTATTCTGATCTAGTATTGCGTGGAGAAGCACTTGATGCTGTTGAGTTTGAGGATTTGTTTAAAGACAAAGAACTCCCTTGGGTTCAAAATGATGACCAATATAATGAGGAGTATTTTGAAATGTACAAGCGCTTATTATCCCATGCATAA
- a CDS encoding RING finger domain-containing protein has protein sequence MVFKIKSRPIVVLCYFTMLGLVIWFRFHKRQSIPTRTTQIEQILREMQTRKIETKHHATALQEDTCSICLEKAAYCLPCGHYFHLHCIKQWLNTNMSCPNCRRHPLE, from the coding sequence ATGGTATTTAAAATTAAAAGCAGGCCCATCGTTGTCTTATGCTATTTTACTATGCTAGGACTGGTCATCTGGTTTAGATTCCATAAAAGGCAATCGATACCCACACGCACCACACAAATAGAACAGATCCTACGGGAAATGCAGACAAGGAAAATAGAAACGAAACATCATGCAACAGCATTACAGGAAGATACTTGTAGCATATGTCTTGAAAAGGCTGCCTATTGCTTACCATGTGGTCACTATTTTCACTTACACTGTATCAAACAATGGCTCAATACAAACATGTCCTGCCCCAATTGTAGACGCCATCCGCTTGAATAG
- a CDS encoding alpha/beta hydrolase translates to MHHTVGLRRDLIAICRSGWIFYLVLGIACEGGRCTDYHHESKQPSASDLQMASSPQVLCKQPHTPPQCHKRKSIDIENLNDADDLAPPIKKIKRIAKVEEGKQVIVCLHGLTRVSSDFDTMKATLQQKFPHVPILALEHLNKDFTHSDKSSNLTVKYSIKAQASVAYEEIKTKVPRGSQIVLVTHSQGGVRGFTLLKEYMNRLKNECGIVVRQLITIATPWKGAPVFGHIKDVKHFNQTFDQIVPILERIKQGYSEFVRGYFFKKAPGIAKNHPAVYQFLAPWARKFKSVEGMTDLDPASDFMRCYVALGLKDIDVPITAIATVLTDFSQLFDSFESPVRAQELAELNATYAALIGGDPKCEHDMLLPVATQHAEGLVTKNFKRIKVYGACHGNKVGITVKRGLSALNNKQVIQKVVEVIEETFYEEKEEDIAQAPCGVATG, encoded by the coding sequence ATGCATCATACCGTAGGTCTTCGTAGGGACCTGATTGCCATTTGTCGATCCGGTTGGATTTTTTATCTTGTGCTAGGTATAGCTTGTGAAGGTGGCCGTTGTACGGATTACCACCATGAAAGTAAACAACCATCTGCATCAGATCTGCAAATGGCATCAAGTCCACAAGTGTTATGCAAGCAACCTCATACGCCTCCACAATGCCATAAGCGGAAAAGTATAGACATAGAAAACCTAAATGATGCAGATGATTTAGCGCCTCCTATAAAAAAAATAAAACGCATAGCTAAAGTAGAAGAAGGGAAGCAAGTGATTGTATGCCTGCATGGTCTGACTAGAGTCTCCTCTGACTTTGATACGATGAAAGCAACTTTGCAACAAAAATTCCCCCATGTGCCTATCCTTGCATTAGAACATCTGAACAAAGATTTTACCCATTCAGATAAATCTTCTAATCTCACTGTGAAATATTCCATCAAGGCGCAAGCTAGCGTAGCTTATGAAGAGATTAAAACAAAGGTTCCTCGTGGTAGTCAGATTGTACTCGTAACCCATAGCCAAGGGGGGGTGCGGGGTTTTACCCTGCTTAAAGAATATATGAACCGTTTGAAGAATGAATGTGGAATTGTTGTTCGTCAATTGATCACTATAGCTACACCTTGGAAAGGTGCTCCAGTATTTGGTCATATTAAAGATGTGAAGCACTTTAATCAAACGTTTGATCAGATTGTACCAATTTTAGAGCGCATAAAGCAAGGTTATAGTGAGTTTGTAAGGGGATATTTTTTTAAAAAAGCACCGGGAATTGCAAAAAATCACCCTGCGGTATACCAATTCCTAGCCCCATGGGCTAGGAAGTTTAAAAGTGTAGAAGGTATGACAGATTTAGACCCAGCAAGTGATTTTATGCGTTGTTACGTTGCCTTAGGTCTTAAGGATATTGATGTGCCTATTACTGCTATTGCTACTGTTTTAACTGATTTCTCGCAGCTGTTTGATTCATTTGAATCCCCTGTTAGAGCGCAAGAATTGGCTGAACTCAATGCTACTTATGCAGCGTTGATTGGAGGGGATCCAAAGTGTGAGCATGATATGTTGCTGCCTGTTGCTACACAGCATGCAGAAGGGTTGGTGACGAAAAATTTTAAACGCATCAAGGTATATGGTGCCTGTCATGGTAATAAAGTAGGTATTACGGTAAAGCGTGGGCTTTCTGCACTAAATAATAAACAGGTGATCCAAAAGGTAGTGGAAGTTATAGAAGAGACTTTTTATGAGGAGAAAGAAGAAGATATAGCACAAGCACCGTGTGGGGTGGCTACTGGTTAG
- the rfbD gene encoding dTDP-4-dehydrorhamnose reductase, translating to MVHSVVLVTGAEGQLGAALRDTFKAHAFLLPRFCSKAMLDITDAAQIESCIKADRVQYIINCAAYTHVALAEQVAANCFKVNSIGAGYLATLAAKYRIVLLHISTDYVFGATIGRPLKPNDPTDPWNQYGRSKLAGEQLIAARASHFYIIRTAWLYGEKGNNFFTKMVALAQKERTIHVVDDQIGTPTYVYDLATAIWGIIENMANNRHYPSGIYHYTNEGVASWYDFAYAILTALPHRCAVEPCASSLAHLTRPYYSVLSKASFREVFQMKIPHWRHSLSICLKRWQDALP from the coding sequence ATGGTTCACTCTGTTGTTTTAGTGACTGGTGCAGAAGGTCAGTTAGGCGCTGCGTTACGAGATACTTTTAAAGCCCATGCCTTTCTTCTACCACGTTTTTGCAGCAAAGCCATGCTGGATATTACAGATGCAGCTCAAATAGAGTCTTGTATCAAAGCAGATAGGGTCCAATACATTATAAATTGTGCTGCTTATACGCATGTGGCATTAGCAGAGCAAGTAGCCGCAAACTGTTTTAAAGTAAATAGCATAGGTGCGGGCTACCTGGCTACATTAGCTGCAAAATATCGTATTGTGCTCTTGCATATTTCAACAGATTATGTCTTTGGCGCTACCATAGGGCGTCCATTAAAGCCAAATGATCCTACCGATCCATGGAATCAATATGGTCGATCCAAACTGGCTGGAGAACAACTGATCGCCGCACGTGCTTCCCATTTTTATATCATTCGAACGGCATGGTTGTATGGCGAAAAGGGGAACAATTTTTTTACAAAAATGGTTGCATTGGCTCAAAAAGAACGTACTATTCACGTGGTTGATGACCAAATAGGCACACCTACTTATGTCTATGACCTGGCTACTGCCATTTGGGGAATTATTGAAAATATGGCAAACAATAGACACTATCCATCGGGTATCTATCATTATACCAATGAAGGGGTAGCCAGTTGGTATGATTTTGCCTATGCCATTCTAACTGCTTTGCCCCATCGTTGTGCCGTGGAACCCTGTGCTTCATCTTTAGCGCATCTGACACGGCCTTACTACAGTGTATTAAGCAAGGCTTCTTTTCGGGAGGTGTTTCAAATGAAGATTCCCCACTGGCGCCATAGTCTTTCTATTTGCTTGAAAAGATGGCAGGATGCTTTGCCATAA
- the der gene encoding ribosome biogenesis GTPase Der, which translates to MANVVALVGRSNVGKSTFFNRLIESRKAIMDGSVHTTRDRHYGYAQWGNRSFTVIDTGGYMCGTGHTFEHGIREQIQLALDEANLVLFMVDCLEGLTDVDKDFAHVLRKINKPIFLVANKSESVVAAMVAPSFYALGLGTPFPIAAINGSGTGDLLDALLPYLKETPATDPGPGQLPRLTILGRPNVGKSSFLNVLLDEKRSMVSPISGTTRDAIDTEYNRYNKKFILTDTAGIRKKSKVKDAIEFYSVLRAVKSMQDADICLIMIDAQHGIEAQDISLIALAHRYKKGMVLVVNKWDLMDKEVTTAEAYRRHLLRKLAPLDYLPILFVSTVKKQRVYQTIEKALAVYQNKIKKIPTSELNKVLLPIIENNHPPAVKGKYIQIKYCTQVTAHAPTFAFFCNHPAYIQPNYKSYLVNQLRAHFNFEGVPVQVVFKKK; encoded by the coding sequence ATGGCAAATGTTGTGGCCCTTGTAGGCAGGTCTAATGTAGGTAAGTCTACCTTTTTTAATCGATTGATTGAATCAAGAAAAGCCATTATGGATGGTTCTGTCCATACAACTCGTGACCGGCATTATGGATATGCGCAGTGGGGTAATAGATCTTTTACGGTTATTGATACCGGGGGATATATGTGTGGTACGGGTCATACCTTTGAGCATGGGATTCGTGAACAGATTCAACTGGCACTTGATGAGGCCAACTTGGTCCTTTTTATGGTGGACTGTCTAGAGGGTCTAACCGATGTAGATAAAGATTTTGCGCATGTATTGCGCAAAATCAATAAGCCTATTTTTTTAGTAGCCAATAAATCAGAAAGTGTAGTAGCTGCCATGGTGGCACCTAGTTTCTATGCCCTAGGTCTGGGTACGCCATTTCCTATAGCCGCTATAAATGGTTCGGGAACAGGTGATTTGCTCGATGCTTTATTACCTTATCTAAAAGAAACCCCAGCAACTGATCCAGGACCAGGTCAGTTGCCTAGGCTCACCATTTTAGGCCGTCCAAACGTAGGTAAATCTTCTTTTTTAAATGTGTTATTGGATGAAAAAAGAAGCATGGTTAGCCCCATCTCTGGTACCACTAGGGATGCAATAGATACGGAATACAACCGGTATAATAAAAAGTTCATCCTGACCGATACAGCAGGGATACGTAAAAAGTCAAAAGTAAAGGATGCGATTGAGTTTTATTCTGTGTTGCGTGCCGTAAAATCCATGCAAGACGCGGATATCTGTTTGATCATGATAGATGCCCAACATGGTATAGAAGCACAGGATATTTCACTTATTGCACTCGCACATCGGTATAAGAAGGGTATGGTCTTAGTGGTGAATAAATGGGACTTGATGGATAAAGAGGTGACAACTGCTGAGGCCTATAGAAGACACCTATTGCGTAAACTAGCCCCTTTAGACTACTTACCTATTCTATTTGTTTCAACGGTAAAGAAACAAAGGGTTTACCAAACCATTGAAAAAGCCCTTGCAGTATATCAAAATAAGATAAAAAAAATTCCCACTTCTGAGTTAAACAAAGTCCTTTTACCCATTATTGAAAACAATCATCCACCTGCTGTAAAAGGAAAGTATATCCAAATTAAATATTGCACACAGGTGACGGCCCATGCGCCTACATTTGCTTTCTTTTGCAATCATCCAGCCTATATTCAGCCGAATTACAAAAGCTATTTAGTCAATCAACTCAGGGCCCATTTTAACTTTGAAGGGGTACCCGTTCAGGTCGTATTTAAGAAAAAGTAG